In one Agathobacter rectalis ATCC 33656 genomic region, the following are encoded:
- the recJ gene encoding single-stranded-DNA-specific exonuclease RecJ encodes MAKWYVSAKRADFAAIGAKFGIDQVTARIIRNRGVIGDDAVNEFLNGKLSDIADPALLKDGQRLVDILAQKIADKVKIRIIGDYDIDGVMSTYILVKALKRAGACVDYMIPDRVKDGYGLNVHLIDKAYEDGIDTVVTCDNGIAAIEEIAHAKELGMTVLVTDHHAVPFEDIKGIKIYKESKADAVVNPHQIECSYPYKELCGAAVAWKIVILLYRKIGIDEKETMDFIENVAFATVGDVMPLTGENRILVKAGLKSIHHTTNIGMKALLECCNIEAENVDAYHFGFVLGPCVNATGRLDTAKRALELFLCDRQEEAMRIASELVALNDDRKEMTAKGVETAVEIYERDNYEKDRVLVIYLPDVHESIAGIIAGRIREKYNKPTFILTKSEDGVKGSGRSIEEYSMYEEMCKCSELFTKFGGHPMAAGLSLPQENVEPFRQKINEYASLTDDDLVPKIHIDVPMPVDYVSMRLVSEFSVLAPFGKDNPKPVFADKNLRVSRMWVVGKNNNVLRLSLISSYGTPINAIYFGDIESFFDYIRQRFGSDALEAAQRGRFNNIVLSVVYSPKINVFRENESLQFEIQYYK; translated from the coding sequence ATGGCAAAGTGGTATGTTAGTGCGAAGAGGGCTGATTTTGCGGCAATCGGAGCGAAGTTTGGAATAGATCAGGTGACGGCGCGGATAATCAGAAACAGAGGTGTTATAGGAGATGACGCGGTAAATGAATTTTTAAACGGCAAACTCTCAGACATTGCAGACCCGGCTCTTTTAAAGGATGGTCAGAGGCTGGTTGACATTCTTGCCCAAAAGATAGCTGACAAGGTCAAAATCAGGATAATCGGCGACTATGACATAGACGGAGTGATGTCTACATATATTCTTGTGAAGGCACTTAAAAGAGCCGGTGCATGTGTGGATTATATGATTCCCGACAGAGTGAAGGATGGCTATGGTTTGAATGTGCATCTGATTGACAAGGCATATGAGGATGGGATAGACACTGTGGTCACCTGTGACAACGGAATTGCAGCGATTGAGGAAATCGCACATGCAAAGGAGCTTGGAATGACGGTTCTCGTAACAGACCACCATGCAGTGCCGTTTGAAGATATAAAGGGTATAAAGATTTACAAGGAGAGCAAAGCAGATGCCGTTGTAAATCCGCATCAGATAGAGTGCAGCTATCCGTACAAGGAGCTTTGCGGAGCAGCTGTTGCCTGGAAAATTGTCATATTACTATATAGAAAAATCGGCATAGATGAGAAAGAGACCATGGATTTTATAGAGAATGTGGCATTTGCAACAGTCGGTGATGTCATGCCGCTGACGGGTGAAAACCGTATACTTGTAAAGGCCGGTTTAAAGAGTATTCATCATACGACAAATATCGGCATGAAAGCCCTGCTTGAATGTTGTAATATAGAGGCTGAAAATGTAGATGCATATCATTTTGGATTTGTTCTTGGACCCTGTGTCAATGCGACAGGCCGTCTGGATACAGCCAAAAGAGCACTTGAGCTGTTTTTATGTGACAGGCAGGAGGAGGCCATGCGCATCGCATCAGAGCTTGTAGCGCTCAATGATGACAGGAAGGAAATGACTGCAAAGGGTGTGGAAACCGCAGTTGAGATATATGAGAGGGACAATTACGAAAAAGACAGGGTGCTTGTCATATATCTGCCGGATGTGCATGAGAGCATAGCAGGAATCATAGCAGGCCGTATCAGGGAGAAATACAATAAGCCAACCTTTATACTCACAAAGAGTGAGGACGGAGTAAAGGGCTCAGGCCGCTCGATAGAGGAGTACTCCATGTATGAGGAAATGTGCAAATGCAGTGAGCTGTTCACGAAGTTTGGTGGCCATCCGATGGCTGCAGGACTTTCACTGCCACAAGAAAACGTTGAGCCATTCCGTCAGAAAATAAATGAGTATGCATCGCTTACTGACGATGACCTCGTGCCTAAAATACATATAGATGTGCCGATGCCGGTGGATTATGTATCAATGAGACTGGTGTCTGAGTTTTCAGTACTGGCACCGTTTGGAAAGGACAATCCAAAGCCTGTTTTTGCGGATAAAAATCTACGTGTGAGCCGCATGTGGGTAGTGGGTAAAAACAACAATGTGCTTAGACTTTCTTTGATATCCTCATATGGCACGCCAATCAATGCAATTTATTTTGGTGATATAGAAAGCTTTTTTGATTATATCAGGCAAAGGTTTGGTTCTGACGCGCTTGAAGCTGCACAAAGAGGAAGGTTCAATAATATAGTGCTGTCCGTAGTATATTCACCAAAGATAAATGTATTCAGGGAAAATGAGTCACTGCAGTTTGAAATACAGTATTATAAGTGA
- a CDS encoding GH25 family lysozyme translates to MKGIDVSSYQGTIAWGKVKWAGVQFAILKIIRKDLNPDKTFEQNWQGCTEAGMPIQGVYNYSYATTTEKAKTDAKRVIEVLAGRKTFVWLDVEDRCQQGLGQTLIDIINTYQSEIKTAGLEFGVYTGLSFYNTYILPYANQINCPFWIARYPSTKGMTIGDDPNDAKKPAIAHSLYGWQYTSAFTCSGLNNSTDANLLYVELGTKDTTAASQPVSAPVKPNNESWKGDIDYYLESEEVRKWQHAMNVGFDLKGADALKEDGKFGADSQAFAKSHNLWNGQKHYCPTAIKWLRRTLHDVYSFTKLDTDYKEWSDYLSKCVMVFQKNRGLTQDARVGLLTTYRLLKG, encoded by the coding sequence ATGAAAGGAATTGACGTATCATCATACCAGGGCACAATAGCCTGGGGCAAAGTTAAATGGGCCGGGGTACAGTTTGCTATTTTGAAAATTATCAGAAAGGATCTAAACCCGGACAAGACCTTCGAGCAGAACTGGCAGGGCTGCACAGAAGCCGGAATGCCGATTCAGGGAGTGTATAACTATTCATATGCCACTACAACAGAAAAGGCAAAAACAGATGCAAAGAGAGTGATTGAGGTGCTTGCCGGAAGAAAGACATTCGTATGGCTTGACGTAGAGGACAGATGTCAGCAAGGACTTGGACAGACCTTAATTGACATCATCAACACATATCAGTCAGAAATCAAGACTGCAGGACTTGAGTTTGGAGTGTATACCGGACTCAGCTTCTATAATACCTACATCCTGCCGTATGCTAATCAGATCAACTGTCCGTTCTGGATCGCGCGGTATCCATCAACTAAGGGAATGACTATCGGGGACGATCCGAACGATGCCAAGAAGCCTGCTATTGCACACAGCCTGTACGGATGGCAGTACACCAGTGCATTCACCTGCTCCGGACTCAACAATAGCACGGATGCCAACCTCCTGTATGTGGAACTTGGAACAAAAGACACAACAGCAGCAAGTCAGCCCGTATCTGCGCCAGTCAAGCCAAACAATGAGAGCTGGAAGGGTGACATTGATTACTATCTGGAAAGTGAAGAGGTCAGAAAATGGCAGCACGCTATGAATGTAGGCTTCGACCTCAAAGGAGCTGATGCGCTGAAAGAGGATGGTAAATTTGGAGCAGACTCGCAGGCGTTCGCAAAGAGCCACAACCTGTGGAACGGCCAGAAACATTACTGTCCGACAGCAATCAAGTGGCTGAGAAGAACACTACATGATGTATATAGCTTTACTAAGCTAGATACAGACTATAAAGAATGGAGCGACTACCTCTCAAAATGTGTGATGGTATTCCAAAAAAATAGAGGACTGACACAGGATGCACGTGTCGGACTTCTCACAACATACAGGCTTTTGAAAGGATAA
- a CDS encoding LacI family DNA-binding transcriptional regulator yields the protein MSNNITISDVAEALGVSKTTVSRAISGKGRIGAATRKRVLEYIQEHDYKPNVIARGLAQSKTFNICVVMPGDYALVDLPFFQEAIMGIQEIAGMMEYDLLLCIGSGNDMAGLRRIIQNHKVDGVVLLRTMVDDPQVTFLQERRIPFVTAGSCKYKDVKQIDHDHRSACRELTSIMLMRGMKNMALLGGSEDIVVNQTRYAGVVDAHEQFGKKINDNLVFLNLEGKAYVEKAVDDAIDRGCDCLLCMDDAVCAQAMRRLRERHIKVPQQVKVASFYNSSVLENNVPSITSLSFDSKELGARACKNLLRQIEGEETENRTLLPYEVVLKESTQ from the coding sequence ATGAGTAACAATATCACTATATCAGATGTAGCAGAGGCACTTGGCGTTTCAAAGACAACAGTAAGCAGGGCTATATCGGGAAAGGGCAGGATAGGCGCTGCAACAAGAAAAAGAGTGCTTGAATATATACAGGAGCATGATTATAAACCTAATGTAATAGCCAGAGGGCTTGCACAGTCAAAGACATTTAATATATGTGTGGTGATGCCGGGGGATTATGCACTTGTCGATCTGCCATTTTTCCAGGAAGCTATAATGGGAATTCAGGAGATAGCAGGTATGATGGAATACGACCTTTTGCTTTGTATAGGCTCAGGCAATGATATGGCGGGGCTTAGGCGTATCATACAGAATCATAAGGTGGATGGAGTGGTGCTGCTTCGCACGATGGTAGATGATCCACAGGTGACATTCCTGCAGGAGCGCAGGATACCGTTTGTTACAGCTGGCTCATGCAAATATAAGGATGTAAAGCAGATTGACCATGACCATAGAAGTGCCTGCAGGGAGCTGACATCAATTATGCTCATGCGTGGCATGAAAAATATGGCGCTTCTCGGAGGAAGCGAGGATATTGTTGTAAATCAGACCAGATACGCAGGCGTAGTGGATGCCCATGAGCAGTTTGGAAAGAAAATAAATGACAATCTTGTATTTTTAAACCTTGAAGGCAAAGCATATGTCGAAAAGGCTGTAGATGATGCAATTGACAGAGGCTGTGACTGTCTGCTGTGTATGGATGATGCAGTCTGTGCGCAGGCCATGAGACGGCTCCGCGAAAGGCATATAAAGGTGCCGCAGCAGGTGAAGGTGGCTTCATTTTACAACAGCTCAGTGCTGGAAAATAATGTGCCGTCCATTACATCACTTTCATTTGATTCAAAGGAGCTTGGAGCAAGAGCCTGCAAGAATCTGCTCAGACAGATAGAGGGTGAAGAGACTGAGAACAGGACACTTCTGCCGTATGAGGTAGTGTTAAAGGAGTCCACACAGTAA
- the xerA gene encoding site-specific tyrosine recombinase/integron integrase → MREHFVNEFMAVLSNKLTEDALSIVYQSLTLFVSNYEISERNTEVVPYTGYLPECYETYFVTRKIEGMSMKSLELYNLVLKDFFFKLNKEICKISTNDIRVYLYKNQQERNLSNSTLDTKRTIIHAFFEWAANEGYIGSNPCRNIKPIKYERPKRKPLTGIELEKVRNACDNLKDKALLELFYSTGCRVTEMERLDISDIDFQTKEVLLFGKGDKHRISYLNAKAEIAIRNYLDSRNDNEEALFVSDRKPYGRLKKPAIEKRIRVLGEKSGIGRRLYPHLIRHTTATDGLDRGMPVEEVQQILGHVNIATTMIYAEVSRANVKNNHRKCIV, encoded by the coding sequence ATGCGTGAACATTTTGTAAATGAATTCATGGCCGTATTATCAAACAAATTAACGGAAGATGCGTTGAGCATCGTGTATCAAAGTCTGACTCTGTTTGTAAGTAATTATGAGATAAGCGAGCGTAATACAGAGGTGGTACCATATACAGGATATCTACCTGAATGCTACGAGACATATTTTGTCACAAGAAAAATTGAGGGAATGAGCATGAAGTCATTAGAGCTATATAATTTGGTCCTGAAAGATTTTTTCTTTAAGCTCAATAAAGAGATATGCAAAATTTCCACAAATGATATTCGCGTTTACTTGTATAAAAACCAGCAGGAGAGAAATCTGTCAAATTCCACATTAGACACGAAAAGAACTATCATACATGCATTTTTTGAATGGGCTGCGAATGAGGGATACATAGGTAGTAATCCGTGCAGGAACATCAAACCAATAAAGTATGAACGTCCTAAAAGAAAGCCACTTACAGGAATAGAACTTGAAAAGGTGAGAAATGCATGTGACAATTTGAAAGACAAGGCACTTTTGGAGCTATTCTACAGCACAGGATGCAGAGTCACAGAGATGGAGAGACTTGATATATCTGATATAGATTTTCAGACAAAAGAGGTTTTACTGTTTGGAAAAGGAGACAAGCACAGAATATCATACCTGAATGCTAAGGCTGAAATTGCCATCAGAAACTATCTTGATTCGAGAAATGATAACGAAGAGGCATTATTTGTATCGGACAGGAAACCATATGGCAGGTTGAAAAAACCGGCTATAGAGAAGCGTATCAGAGTGCTAGGTGAAAAATCTGGAATAGGAAGGCGCCTATATCCGCATCTGATCAGGCACACAACGGCAACTGATGGACTAGATAGAGGAATGCCTGTTGAAGAGGTACAACAGATTTTAGGACATGTAAACATTGCAACAACTATGATATATGCAGAGGTATCAAGAGCAAACGTGAAAAACAATCACAGAAAATGTATTGTTTAA
- a CDS encoding phospho-N-acetylmuramoyl-pentapeptide-transferase translates to MISYLTSADMSIIAFIGVIFAFALTCIAIAKLNKFLPKDLGRQFAVDGKLSAGKPRGAGIIFIFTFVISAVLFSQINAEIAIYLVLIVIEMLTGYFDDAAEKPWGEYLKGALDFAVAIVVAVVYLHFNSSTITFAIFGGSVNIPPVVFGILTVILVWVSINVTNCSDGVDGLSGTLTIITIMTFFVLDSVLKIADSFNYCILLFAVCLLGYLWYNATPSKLLMGDAGSRAMGIFIAICALKSQSPFIYILAGLVLIIDGGLGLVKVSLLRFLKIHILKNTTTPIHDHVRKKLGWSNAQVVFRFAIIQIVVSLATVYLAMI, encoded by the coding sequence ATGATTTCTTATTTGACTTCGGCAGATATGTCGATAATAGCTTTCATCGGAGTGATTTTTGCATTCGCACTCACATGTATTGCTATTGCAAAATTAAATAAATTTTTACCAAAGGACCTCGGCAGACAGTTTGCTGTGGACGGAAAGCTTTCAGCCGGGAAGCCGAGAGGCGCTGGTATTATCTTTATATTCACATTTGTGATATCGGCAGTGCTTTTCTCACAAATCAATGCGGAGATTGCCATTTATCTTGTGCTTATAGTTATTGAGATGCTCACAGGCTACTTTGACGATGCGGCAGAAAAGCCATGGGGCGAGTATTTAAAGGGCGCACTTGATTTTGCAGTTGCAATTGTTGTGGCAGTTGTGTATCTGCATTTCAACTCAAGCACAATCACCTTTGCCATATTTGGCGGCTCTGTAAATATTCCACCTGTTGTGTTTGGAATACTCACAGTCATCTTAGTCTGGGTATCAATCAATGTCACAAACTGTTCAGACGGTGTTGATGGTCTTTCGGGAACACTTACCATCATTACCATAATGACCTTCTTCGTGCTTGATTCAGTGCTCAAAATAGCTGACAGCTTCAACTATTGTATTTTATTATTTGCGGTATGTCTGCTCGGATATCTGTGGTACAATGCCACACCTAGCAAGCTTTTGATGGGTGATGCGGGCTCAAGAGCCATGGGTATATTCATAGCTATTTGTGCTCTTAAATCACAAAGCCCATTCATCTACATACTGGCAGGTCTCGTGCTTATCATCGATGGTGGACTTGGACTCGTAAAGGTTTCTCTTCTTAGATTTTTGAAGATACATATTTTAAAGAATACCACAACTCCTATCCATGACCACGTCAGAAAGAAGCTCGGCTGGTCAAATGCACAGGTCGTTTTCAGATTTGCAATTATCCAGATTGTTGTGTCACTCGCGACGGTTTATCTGGCGATGATTTAA
- a CDS encoding beta-galactosidase, which translates to MNFNEILYGVAYYDEYMPYDRIETDFKMIRDAGMNVIRIAESTWSTWEPKEGVFDFTHLHRMLDCAAKYELKVIVGTPTYAIPSWLAKKYPDILAVTHNGKELYGHRQNMDITNPDYLHHAQIIIEKLMEQVKDYDCVIGFQLDNETKPYDTCSKYAQAKFVEYLKNEFPDIDEFNREFGLDYWSNRVDDWDAFPDIRGTINMSLDAEYKKFQRKLVTDFFAWQADIVKKYKRDDQFITHNFDFEWHDYSYGMQPEVNQYEAAKCMDIAGCDIYHPSQSSLSGREITACGNIARGIKGDNYLVLETEAAGNHPWLPYPGQLRLQAISHIANGACMVEYWHWHSIHNAIESYWKGVLSHDLRPNRLYKECSVIGNELKKYGHRLVNLKKTNKFAIIADNSSLTGLNEFKLNNESDSNYNTVFRWLCDALYLMNIEYDVIPADPALFASYENILVPALYSATDDVLNALNEFVANGGNMVVTFKSAFSDEHLKIRHDVQPYIINKALGIQYDEFTLPDNVTVSCGGKSSKARDWMEMVDCTTATPVAMYEHKHWGVHAAITENSYGKGRAMYLATLFGEDTLIEALKLFFGEQKNEFDASYPVVIKRGTNMQGEKIIYLLNYSDDEQTVTCHADGLKKLCDDSTVSAGDCIALAPWDFSILYAD; encoded by the coding sequence ATGAATTTTAACGAAATATTATATGGTGTGGCATATTACGACGAATATATGCCTTACGACCGCATAGAAACAGATTTTAAGATGATACGCGATGCCGGCATGAATGTTATCAGGATTGCCGAATCCACCTGGAGCACATGGGAGCCTAAGGAGGGAGTATTTGATTTTACACACCTGCACCGCATGCTTGACTGCGCAGCAAAATATGAGCTGAAGGTCATTGTCGGAACCCCTACATATGCTATTCCATCATGGCTTGCAAAAAAATATCCCGATATTCTCGCTGTAACACATAACGGCAAAGAGCTCTACGGCCACCGCCAGAACATGGATATCACAAACCCTGACTATCTGCACCATGCACAGATTATCATTGAAAAGCTCATGGAGCAGGTAAAGGACTACGACTGCGTGATCGGCTTCCAGCTCGACAATGAGACAAAGCCCTATGACACCTGTTCCAAATACGCACAGGCTAAATTTGTAGAATATCTGAAAAATGAATTTCCTGACATTGACGAGTTTAACAGGGAGTTTGGACTTGATTACTGGAGCAACCGTGTGGATGACTGGGATGCCTTTCCTGATATCCGCGGCACCATAAATATGAGTCTTGATGCGGAATACAAAAAATTCCAGAGAAAGCTCGTGACAGACTTTTTTGCATGGCAGGCCGATATCGTCAAAAAATACAAGAGAGATGACCAGTTCATCACTCACAATTTCGACTTTGAATGGCACGATTACTCTTACGGCATGCAGCCGGAGGTCAATCAGTACGAGGCTGCCAAGTGTATGGATATCGCAGGCTGCGATATATATCACCCTTCCCAGAGCAGTCTGAGCGGCCGCGAGATTACCGCCTGCGGCAATATTGCAAGGGGCATAAAAGGTGATAATTATCTGGTGCTTGAGACCGAGGCAGCCGGAAATCACCCATGGCTTCCTTATCCGGGACAGCTGAGGCTTCAGGCCATAAGCCACATCGCAAACGGTGCATGCATGGTTGAATACTGGCACTGGCATTCTATCCACAATGCCATAGAAAGCTACTGGAAGGGCGTGCTCTCCCACGACCTTAGACCGAACAGGCTTTATAAGGAATGCAGTGTCATCGGAAACGAACTAAAAAAATACGGACACAGGCTGGTAAATTTGAAAAAGACAAACAAGTTTGCGATTATTGCTGACAACTCTTCTCTTACAGGACTCAATGAATTTAAGCTGAACAACGAAAGTGACTCCAATTACAATACCGTTTTCAGATGGCTTTGCGATGCCCTGTATCTGATGAACATTGAGTACGACGTGATTCCTGCCGACCCGGCACTTTTTGCTTCATATGAGAATATACTTGTGCCTGCACTCTATAGCGCAACAGATGATGTGCTCAATGCCTTAAATGAATTTGTTGCAAACGGCGGCAATATGGTGGTGACCTTTAAATCTGCTTTTTCGGATGAACACCTTAAAATACGCCATGACGTACAGCCTTATATTATAAACAAGGCTCTCGGCATACAGTACGATGAGTTCACCCTGCCTGACAATGTCACCGTAAGTTGTGGCGGCAAATCATCAAAAGCGCGTGACTGGATGGAGATGGTTGACTGTACCACTGCCACACCTGTTGCTATGTATGAGCACAAGCACTGGGGAGTACACGCAGCTATCACAGAAAACTCTTATGGCAAAGGACGTGCCATGTATCTTGCCACACTTTTTGGTGAGGACACGCTGATAGAAGCCCTAAAGCTTTTCTTCGGCGAGCAAAAAAATGAATTTGATGCTTCTTATCCCGTTGTCATAAAGCGCGGCACCAATATGCAGGGAGAAAAAATCATTTATCTGCTTAACTACTCGGATGATGAGCAGACTGTTACCTGCCATGCAGACGGTCTCAAGAAGCTTTGCGATGACAGTACAGTATCAGCAGGCGATTGTATAGCTCTTGCACCATGGGATTTTAGCATTCTTTATGCAGATTAG
- a CDS encoding phosphatase PAP2 family protein, whose amino-acid sequence MKKIQNKLIELFNRYKHVWILSYFIIYLTWFGYLERTVTTHYHLIHLPIDDYIPFCEYFVIPYIMWFGYVAFGIAFTALHDKKEFYRLCAFLYTGMTVFLVISTLYPNGHNLRPYYFTHHNMFTALCEWLYSTDTPTNLFPSIHVYNSLGIHFAVMHSSYFKDKKHVQHASLVLCVLIILSTMFIKQHSVFDVSTAFMLAFVMYNVVYIKNWMHLPQKSGSFQDTANSKVRV is encoded by the coding sequence ATGAAGAAAATACAGAATAAGCTTATAGAGCTTTTCAACCGCTACAAGCATGTGTGGATTTTATCATACTTTATCATATATCTGACCTGGTTTGGATATTTAGAGCGCACTGTTACCACACATTATCACTTGATTCATCTTCCAATAGATGATTATATACCATTTTGTGAATACTTTGTTATTCCTTATATCATGTGGTTTGGCTATGTGGCCTTTGGAATTGCTTTCACGGCATTACATGACAAAAAAGAATTTTACAGACTGTGTGCGTTTTTATACACCGGTATGACCGTATTTTTGGTTATATCAACTCTCTACCCGAATGGTCACAATTTAAGGCCTTATTATTTCACGCACCACAATATGTTTACAGCGCTTTGCGAGTGGCTTTACTCCACTGACACACCGACGAACCTGTTTCCGAGCATTCACGTATACAATTCGCTCGGCATTCATTTTGCGGTGATGCACAGCAGCTATTTCAAGGATAAAAAGCACGTTCAGCATGCATCATTAGTGCTTTGTGTTCTGATTATACTGTCTACCATGTTTATCAAACAGCACTCAGTATTTGACGTTTCTACAGCCTTTATGCTTGCTTTTGTAATGTACAATGTGGTCTACATCAAAAACTGGATGCATCTGCCGCAGAAGAGCGGAAGCTTCCAGGATACAGCAAACAGCAAGGTTCGTGTTTGA
- the truA gene encoding tRNA pseudouridine(38-40) synthase TruA produces the protein MNTETQNYKIIVAYDGTRYKGWQVQKSTDDTIQGKLQHVLSTLAGKPVEVIGSGRTDAGVHAVGQVASFHMPKHFSKDEIFIWLNEHLPADIAVTDISNVPDRFHARYNAVSKTYVYTIHTGIVSDVFRRKYVYDYDKPLDTDRMKKAAAYLLGEHDFKAFCGNRHMKKSTVRTIFSIDIEKTGADIVISYTGDGFLQNMIRIITGTLIEVGDGRKNPDAVMEILASKDRAQAGYTAPACGLRLERVDYGKVVC, from the coding sequence ATGAATACAGAAACCCAAAATTACAAGATAATTGTGGCATACGACGGCACACGCTACAAAGGCTGGCAGGTGCAGAAATCCACAGATGATACAATACAGGGAAAGCTTCAGCATGTGCTTTCCACACTGGCAGGAAAGCCGGTTGAGGTCATAGGCTCAGGGCGCACGGATGCGGGAGTGCATGCGGTGGGGCAGGTGGCAAGCTTTCACATGCCGAAGCATTTTTCAAAGGATGAGATATTTATATGGCTGAATGAGCATCTGCCGGCAGATATTGCGGTGACAGATATTTCAAATGTGCCTGACAGATTTCATGCCAGGTACAATGCCGTCTCAAAGACATATGTGTATACAATACACACCGGTATTGTGTCAGATGTGTTCAGGAGAAAATATGTATACGACTATGATAAGCCGCTTGACACAGACCGGATGAAAAAAGCAGCAGCGTATCTTCTCGGAGAGCATGATTTTAAAGCCTTTTGTGGCAATAGACATATGAAAAAGTCAACGGTCAGGACGATTTTTTCTATTGATATAGAAAAAACAGGCGCTGATATTGTTATCAGCTACACCGGAGATGGATTTTTACAGAATATGATAAGAATCATCACAGGAACGCTTATCGAGGTGGGCGATGGAAGGAAAAATCCGGATGCTGTGATGGAAATTTTAGCTTCAAAGGATAGGGCACAGGCAGGCTACACAGCACCGGCGTGTGGGCTGAGACTGGAAAGGGTAGATTATGGCAAAGTGGTATGTTAG
- a CDS encoding SGNH/GDSL hydrolase family protein gives MFYNRYGEDFITKSELMLLFNNKIDFSDMVMNCMGDSLTYGYINSSSRLEKPYPSLLEKNLNLKKCNNYGITGTTIANTNANSMCNRITDMENGAKIISILGGTNDKTNNVPLGDISSTDNTNFYGALKSIVTQLISKYGSNYTTYKVFIFLITPTHSSISDKPNNLGLTLKDYRDAVIDVGTFYGIPVLDLYSKSRLSQNTVGYTYDGVHWKQEYVEYIIEPIIRNFIINNMVYPLL, from the coding sequence ATGTTTTATAATAGATATGGTGAAGATTTTATTACTAAAAGTGAGCTAATGTTATTATTTAATAATAAAATAGATTTTTCGGATATGGTTATGAATTGCATGGGAGATAGTCTAACTTATGGATATATAAATAGCAGCAGTAGATTAGAAAAACCTTATCCTAGCCTTTTAGAGAAAAATCTTAACCTAAAAAAATGTAATAATTATGGTATTACTGGTACTACAATAGCAAATACAAATGCAAATTCTATGTGTAATAGAATTACAGATATGGAAAACGGAGCAAAAATCATTTCTATATTAGGTGGTACAAATGATAAAACTAATAATGTACCATTAGGAGATATATCATCAACTGATAATACAAATTTTTATGGTGCATTAAAATCTATTGTTACACAGTTAATTAGTAAATACGGAAGTAACTATACAACTTATAAGGTATTCATATTTTTAATTACTCCAACACATTCAAGTATATCTGATAAACCCAATAACTTAGGCTTAACACTAAAGGATTATAGAGATGCCGTTATTGATGTGGGGACTTTTTATGGTATTCCCGTTTTAGATTTATATAGTAAATCAAGATTATCACAAAATACTGTTGGGTACACATATGATGGTGTTCATTGGAAACAAGAGTATGTTGAATATATAATTGAGCCAATTATCAGAAATTTTATCATTAATAATATGGTTTACCCATTATTATAG
- a CDS encoding phage holin family protein — MMNDITRFFMTTASNKIMEIVVICIVMDTIFGVLRAIKEKKFNSNFGINGAIRKVGMLISLVLLALVDSIIRLNLIGFIPEGARTYLPGQTVGTMEFFALLYIAYEVVSILKNMSLCGLPVKKVWHTVKKALSKYTNELPTDSTN, encoded by the coding sequence ATGATGAATGATATTACAAGATTTTTTATGACAACAGCAAGCAACAAAATTATGGAGATAGTAGTTATTTGCATAGTGATGGACACTATCTTCGGAGTATTACGAGCAATCAAGGAAAAAAAGTTCAATTCAAATTTTGGAATCAATGGAGCAATCAGAAAGGTCGGTATGTTGATTTCTCTTGTGCTCCTGGCTCTGGTCGACTCAATCATAAGATTGAACCTCATCGGATTTATCCCGGAAGGGGCAAGAACATATCTTCCGGGACAGACAGTCGGAACGATGGAGTTTTTCGCATTGTTATATATTGCATATGAGGTAGTCAGTATATTAAAGAATATGTCATTATGTGGCCTGCCGGTCAAAAAGGTATGGCACACGGTCAAAAAGGCACTATCAAAGTATACCAATGAGCTTCCAACGGATTCAACGAATTAA